Proteins encoded together in one Penicillium digitatum chromosome 1, complete sequence window:
- a CDS encoding Heat shock protein DnaJ, N-terminal, with protein MVQLAHIFKKDKEKEKNEKNEKNEKNEKSEKSEKNEKNEKNEKNKPDLRSSNSFSASRPSPSPNSPSRSPTKKSSKSSKSSKPSYFSLSRSFSNSGATANFKFARSSRDQDIHPLNLPPDELRRRLSAMAASKEEQRSSMDVDPQEPQNNGVNGTEERSPTPPPHQPNSASADEADSFKLAGNKFFKDGNYRRAIEEYNKAIEINPNSSAYLSNRAAAYMSAKQFSNALEDVQRSNELDPNNPKIMHRRAKILTSLGRPAEALGVLSRIQPPVTATDRVVAEKMLRFVTQAEETIAQGRGLSMVIYCLDQARQGLGKGVREPRRWTLLAAEAHLKLNNMNSLGKAQDIAISLLRENSQDLDAMMIRARAFYALGETEQAQKLLKMCLGLDPDMKQAIKLLRIVQKLARTKEEGNTAFKAKDYRRAIELWAQALEVDPSNKDMNAKLLGNRAQAYINLKEYDSAILDCTEALRLDPGYIKAMKCRAKANGKAGNWEEAIRDYKSVAENNPSESGIAEEIREAEFELKKSQRKDYYKILGVDKDASEQEIKKAYRKLAIVYHPDKNRDGAAGDEKFKEIGEAYENLIDPQKRAAFDNGDDLRSEMYGAGGFPGGGAFHGGGGFPGGGGFPGGGFGGGIDAEMLRNMMNGGGGGGGDPFGHAHGSFHF; from the exons TCGCCCACATCTTCAAAAAGgacaaggagaaggagaagaacgagaagaacgagaagaaCGAAAAGAACGAGAAGAGCGAGAAGAGTGAGAAGAACGAGAAAAACGagaagaacgagaagaaCAAACCTGATCTACGTTCATCCAATTCCTTTTCCGCTTCGCGCCCATCCCCATCTCCGAACTCGCCCTCCAGATCCCCAACTAAGAAATCTTCCAAATCCTCCAAATCTTCCAAACCATCCTATTTTTCCCTCAGTCGGTCATTTTCCAATTCCGGAGCGACCGCAAATTTCAAGTTTGCCCGGTCTTCGCGTGACCAGGACATACACCCCCTCAATCTTCCACCCGACGAGCTACGCCGTCGATTGTCGGCCATGGCTGCATCCAAAGAAGAGCAGCGGAGCTCCATGGATGTCGATCCCCAGGAACCCCAGAATAATGGCGTGAATGGCACTGAGGAGCGGAGTCCGACCCCGCCACCGCACCAGCCAAATTCAGCTTCTGCCGACGAGGCCGACTCCTTCAAGCTGGCCGGAAACAAATTCTTCAAGGATGGCAACTATCGACGAGCTATCGAGGAATACAACAAGG CCATCGAAATCAATCCCAACTCATCGGCCTATCTCTCTAACCGAGCGGCCGCCTACATGTCCGCCAAACAATTTTCGAATGCGCTTGAGGATGTCCAACGGTCCAACGAGCTCGATCCGAACAACCCAAAAATCATGCACCGGCGGGCTAAGATTCTGACGAGTTTGGGTCGACCTGCAGAGGCCCTGGGGGTGCTGTCACGCATCCAGCCACCAGTGACCGCCACTGATCGAGTAGTCGCAGAGAAGATGCTGCGCTTCGTCACGCAAGCCGAAGAGACAATAGCGCAAGGCCGTGGGCTGTCGATGGTGATCTATTGTCTAGACCAGGCACGGCAGGGACTCGGAAAAGGTGTCAGGGAGCCCCGCAGGTGGACACTTCTGGCCGCCGAGGCCCATCTGAAGTTGAACAACATGAATTCGCTAGGCAAGGCACAGGACATTGCGATCAGTCTGCTGCGCGAGAACAGCCAAGACCTGGATGCGATGATGATCCGAGCCCGCGCCTTCTATGCCCTCGGTGAGACCGAGCAGGCGCAGAAGCTTCTGAAGATGTGCCTCGGGCTGGACCCAGACATGAAGCAGGCCATCAAGTTGTTGCGCATTGTGCAGAAATTGGCTCGCACAAAGGAAGAAGGAAATACCGCTTTCAAGGCCAAGGACTATCGCCGTGCTATCGAGCTTTGGGCCCAGGCTCTCGAGGTGGACCCCTCCAACAAGGATATGAATGCCAAGCTCCTGGGTAACCGTGCTCAGGCTTATATCAACTTGAAAGAGTATGATTCTGCCATTCTGGACTGTACTGAAGCCCTCCGTCTCGACCCCGGGTATATAAAGGCTATGAAGTGCCGCGCCAAGGCCAACGGCAAGGCCGGCAACTGGGAGGAGGCTATTCGTGACTATAAGAGCGTTGCTGAGAACAACCCCAGCGAGAGTGGCATTGCGGAGGAGATCCGCGAAGCTGAATTTGAGCTGAAGAAATCTCAACGCAAAGACTACTATAAGATTTTAGGAGTCGACAAGGATGCCAGCGAACAGGAAATCAAGAAGGCCTACCGCAAGCTGGCTATTGTATACCACCCAGACAAGAATCGGGACGGTGCAGCCGGCGATGAGAAGTTCAAGGAAATTGGTGAGGCCTATGAGAATTTGATTGATCCTCA GAAACGTGCCGCTTTTGATAACGGAGACGATCTGAGGTCTGAGATGTATGGCGCCGGCGGTTTCCCCGGTGGTGGTGCTTTTCACGGCGGCGGTGGCTTCCCCGGTGGTGGTGGCTTCCCCGGTGGTGGGTtcggcggtggtatcgatGCCGAAATGCTTCGCAACATGATGaacggcggcggcggcggcggcggcgacCCCTTCGGCCATGCTCATGGCAGCTTCCACTTCTAG
- a CDS encoding Mediator of RNA polymerase II transcription subunit 10: MAPVTLKTVDDDLKDVIQHLFEIQSAVHGYLGPETQQELVRKIKNLTIALSTLSTHTQLPPTQENQPDTSTDPSNPSLASIQLPPEIIDYVDSARNPDIYTREFVELVQRGNQDLRGKREAFASFRDVLAREIRSAMPECRGEVDRVVAATGGAVNGPDGVTGDASTSRRAF; encoded by the exons ATGGCACCAGTGACTTTGAAAACGGTCGATG ACGACCTCAAAGATGTGATCCAGCACCTCTTCGAGATACAATCTGCCGTCCACGGCTATCTAGGCCCAGAAACACAGCAGGAGCTTGTACGAAAGAT CAAAAACCTAACTATCGCCCTCTCAACTTTGTCAACACATACTCAACTCCCACCAACACAAGAAAACCAGCCAGACACAAGTACCGACCCCTCCAATCCCTCTCTCGCCAGCATCCAGCTCCCACCAGAGATAATTGACTACGTCGACTCGGCGCGCAACCCGGATATTTACACGCGAGAGTTCGTTGAGCTTGTGCAGCGTGGGAATCAGGACCTGCGCGGGAAGCGTGAGGCATTTGCGAGCTTCCGCGACGTACTGGCCCGCGAGATACGCAGCGCTATGCCCGAGTGTCGCGGCGAGGTTGATCGCGTGGTTGCTGCGACGGGTGGGGCGGTGAATGGACCTGACGGTGTTACTGGTGATGCGAGTACTTCTCGGCGTGCATTTTGA
- a CDS encoding uncharacterized protein (related to putative cytoplasmic structural protein) encodes MDGQPPPPPPHGENPHTTEGEYRKSSDLPDGNYDIFIVPPHSAGSGFLYLPSLQCNRNSFLAGVASTLLTCFVWSYISPILKTWYLVTITSDSSTGMAVLAIGVGVAGWLLGYIQSTSLGYRKSNSSARGGRFGFGGFGGGSGGPGGSRNAGPNTSQRSSGAKYSSQGEGHQRQQGGNFGEEQPYGNQYSGNQQGSGPPPHYNHNEREKEEAEKRANEERAKEERAKEKRAKEKRAKEERAKEERAKEERAKEERAKEERAKEERAKERAKEEAERERIKEETRRKEELRRKMEEFKRKRDAENKEKERKREREAMEKELQERREQLEKEMAIARAAAEKEARDRLEKEAAEARERQAKAEAEAKAKIEKLEAEAKERAAKEAAEKEAAAKAAAQKEAMARFAALKEAASKKYAEKKAQDAMKEAAAKSPPPKPASTGNMPRTPSPKKSAPYSTAKTANEDDTYSYRPYDRPRRPYAVGTSVSSESSYAPSHSTARTTPPPSHRSTTYSTKDPDKIVIQGVYAFNNASMKTPVAQLVSGQGMITDGLVLRITTEGLFIDDDLRGIGQREWDVKAWTLKLVEVWCPQVNASSSAKNAASNSFSFRRGNNVPTNEESEAFLGNLLKVCKSTCRLASPSAQFARSATASHDGGPVHPPQGEFHSLHVLRASVRDQEGKKYVFVLQDSEAWKVAIGLQRLRAGALVRALGVCALPVPECKTMLTALGYA; translated from the coding sequence ATGGACGGtcaaccaccaccgccgccacctCATGGCGAAAATCCTCATACGACTGAAGGCGAATATCGCAAATCCTCGGACCTGCCAGATGGCAATTACGACATCTTTATCGTCCCACCTCACTCCGCTGGCTCGGGCTTCCTCTACCTTCCGTCGCTGCAGTGCAACCGAAATAGTTTCTTAGCGGGCGTCGCAAGCACACTCCTCACATGCTTCGTGTGGTCGTACATCTCTCCGATTTTGAAGACATGGTATCTAGTCACGATCACTAGCGACAGTAGTACGGGCATGGCGGTACTTGCGATCGGGGTAGGTGTCGCTGGATGGCTTCTTGGCTACATTCAGTCCACCAGCTTAGGATACAGAAAAAGCAATAGCAGCGCTCGAGGTGGGCGATTCGGATTTGGTGGCTTTGGTGGTGGTTCTGGGGGCCCAGGTGGCTCTAGGAACGCCGGTCCAAACACCAGCCAACGGTCCTCGGGTGCCAAATATAGTAGCCAGGGGGAGGGTCATCAAAGACAACAGGGAGGAAACTTTGGAGAAGAACAACCATACGGCAACCAATATTCTGGTAATCAACAAGGCTCTGGTCCTCCTCCACATTATAATCATAACGAACGTGAAAAGGAGGAGGCTGAAAAGCGCGCCAACGAAGAGCGAGCCAAAGAGGAGCGAGCCAAAGAGAAACGAGCCAAAGAGAAACgagccaaagaagaacgagccaaagaagaacgagcCAAGGAGGAACgagccaaagaagaacgagcCAAGGAGGAACgagccaaagaagaacgagcCAAGGAACGGGCTAAGGAAGAAGCCGAAAGGGAGCGAATAAAAGAAGAAACGAGACGCAAAGAGgagctacgccgaaagatGGAGGAGTTCAAGCGCAAGCGTGATGCAgagaacaaagaaaaagagagaaaacgCGAGCGCGAAGCAATGGAGAAGGAATTACAGGAACGGCGCGAGCAGCTCGAAAAGGAGATGGCTATTGCAAGAGCCGCCGCAGAGAAGGAGGCGCGCGATCGACTGGAGAAGGAAGCCGCGGAAGCTCGCGAGAGACAGGCAAAGGCCGAAGCTGAAGCAAAGGCCAAGATCGAGAAGTTGGAAGCAGAAGCCAAAGAGCGGGCTGCTAAAGAAGCAGCTGAGAAAGAAGCTGCCGCAAAGGCCGCGGCCCAAAAAGAAGCCATGGCCAGATTTGCGGCGCTTAAGGAAGCAGCAAGCAAGAAGTACGCCGAGAAAAAGGCGCAAGACGCAATGAAAGAAGCCGCTGCCAAATCACCGCCACCGAAGCCAGCTAGTACGGGAAATATGCCTCGCACCCCTTCTCCCAAGAAATCCGCACCCTACTCAACCGCAAAGACCGCCAATGAAGACGATACGTATTCATATCGCCCCTACGATCGACCCCGACGACCATATGCGGTTGGCACATCGGTATCCTCAGAGTCTTCATATGCACCTTCTCACTCGACCGCGCGCACAACACCTCCCCCCTCACATCGCAGTACAACATATTCCACCAAGGATCCAGATAAGATCGTGATCCAAGGTGTATACGCCTTCAACAATGCCTCTATGAAGACCCCAGTGGCGCAACTTGTCTCAGGCCAAGGCATGATCACCGATGGGCTGGTGCTGCGCATCACAACCGAAGGCCTCTTCATCGATGATGATCTACGCGGTATTGGCCAACGTGAGTGGGATGTCAAGGCATGGACCCTCAAGCTGGTGGAGGTGTGGTGTCCACAGGTAAACGCCTCTTCATCCGCCAAAAATGCGGCCAGTAACTCTTTCTCCTTCCGTCGTGGGAACAATGTTCCGACCAACGAAGAATCAGAGGCCTTTCTTGGCAACTTGCTTAAAGTATGCAAGAGTACTTGCCGCCTAGCTTCGCCCAGTGCGCAGTTCGCACGCAGCGCTACTGCCAGCCATGACGGTGGCCCTGTTCACCCGCCCCAGGGGGAGTTCCATAGTTTACACGTTCTCCGCGCCAGTGTACGTGACCAAGAAGGCAAGAAGTATGTCTTTGTATTGCAGGATAGTGAGGCCTGGAAGGTCGCCATCGGTCTCCAGCGGCTCCGGGCTGGTGCTCTGGTCCGAGCGCTAGGTGTCTGCGCTCTGCCGGTCCCCGAATGCAAAACTATGCTTACTGCTCTCGGTTATGCTTGA
- a CDS encoding Serine/threonine protein kinase, putative has protein sequence MSSQPHHGNSATSRQFPAYNPVAPVTAPAGTLLPGTKIQVGSHRVVVERYLSEGGFAHVYVVRLPQPVNGSETAVLKRVAVPDKAALANMRTEVETMKKLKGHRHIVKYIDSHASQLRGGGYEVFLVMEFCAGGGLIDFMNTRLQHRLTEPEIIKIFSDVAEGVACMHYLKPPLLHRDLKVENVLISGKGNSATYKLCDFGSSAPPRPAATSAAEGRLIEDDVQRHTTLQYRSPEMIDVYRKQPIDEKSDIWALGVFLYKLCYYTTPFEEVGHMAILNATFKYPSYPSFSSRLKLFIGSMLKEDPRNRPNIYEVVREVCNMQGKEVPIKDIYSKRSVSEVRKYQELPPTPTEAPAVGAIFSPPMQETEIIPEIAPMRRGRPGKSPSSQPSSERPNASPYRATAEGSSNDPFAALDGSAARTKTAEEMSKRFPSLDQFDILHEKGDKFEFEPTVESKPEDEDLSRRLTNALADDAFARRVSPERVPKPVYKHPSQTSPVLAPNLREIPAPQAVPLYQPTPQRPAMVSTGTMTSPIQTPRLPELISRPIYRFPSSDNEHRSSSEPFTIDEEQRMTRPHQVPSPQMSSLNVEGSSRLPSDRISSQSNSAHPSMETLRLPPALEITDPVGRSKSATGKARPMSVQSGVRYDLPRDSESPRSSLDMPRLQYEGGAPLRSVRTDMDRESDRTISSDIDYLRAMEEEESNRKREKRSSGSYKYNKRASLSTLSLSGGKNLFSSRFGDAFRRFEAGNQEKSASPSAEDAPQQGLAEVSDSSEDSLSSNDEIALEDVNRDDISPEMRRELERRRLSQEEKRVANAAAEYRRRVAEGDGGGRAIGDGTRSLTILNKVQSLLGESEKPTIPKTATGYGRFTETSSSLQAKQSETRTTASASSQLHASHTSGPTYTRDGSRTLPDRPDGPNVSACLPQSVAPTSYPLTQRPTARPTAPPKPKSLRTGSATSRPGSGHGSSEETGEDWEAKFSQRFPSLSGLEMETEITIPKISSLRTREV, from the exons ATGTCCTCACAACCCCACCACGGTAATTCCGCGACATCACGTCAATTCCCCGCCTATAATCCAGTCGCCCCAGTGACAGCACCCGCGGGGACCTTGCTTCCGGGCACCAAGATTCAAGTCGGTAGCCATCGCGTGGTAGTTGAGAGGTACCTCTCTGAAGGTGGTTTTGCTCATGTCTATGTGGTGCGATTGCCTCAGCCAGTTAATGGGTCCGAAACCGCAGTGCTGAAGCGGGTGGCCGTGCCTGACAAGGCGGCCCTTGCCAACATGCGCACTGAGGTGGAAACCATGAAGAAGCTCAAAGGTCACCGGCATATTGTGAAGTACATTGATTCGCATGCCTCGCAGCTGCGTGGAGGTGGATATGAGGTGTTCCTTGTCATGGAGTTCTGCGCGGGAGGTGGTCTTATCGACTTCATGAACACCCGGCTTCAACACCGCTTGACAGAGCCGGAGATCATCAAGATCTTCTCCGATGTTGCCGAAGGTGTTGCGTGCATGCATTATCTCAAACCGCCCCTCCTCCATCGTGACCTGAAAGTCGAGAACGTTTTGATCTCGGGTAAGGGGAATTCCGCCACCTACAAACTGTGTGATTTTGGATCATCGGCACCTCCTCGTCCTGCCGCTACTTCTGCCGCCGAGGGCCGCTTGATTGAAGACGATGTGCAGCGGCATACAACGCTGCAGTACCGAAGCCCAGAGATGATCGATGTCTATCGGAAGCAACCGATTGACGAAAAGAGTGATATCTGGGCACTTGGTGTGTTTTTGTACAAGCTATGCTACTATACAACTCCCTTCGAAGAGGTTGGTCATATGGCTATCCTCAACGCGACCTTCAAATACCCTTCCTACCCTTCATTCTCGAGTCGGCTAAAGCTGTTCATTG GCTCAATGCTGAAGGAAGATCCCCGCAATCGTCCCAATATTTACGAGGTCGTGCGAGAGGTGTGCAACATGCAAGGAAAGGAAGTTCCTATCAAAGAC ATATATTCAAAACGCTCTGTTTCGGAAGTGCGCAAGTATCAAGAGCTACCGCCCACACCTACGGAAGCTCCTGCAGTGGGCGCAATATTTTCGCCTCCAATGCAGGAGACCGAAATAATCCCAGAGATTGCGCCTATGCGTCGTGGTCGACCTGGGAAATCCCCGTCGTCCCAACCTAGCTCCGAGAGACCGAATGCTTCGCCATATCGAGCCACTGCTGAAGGTTCGTCAAATGATCCGTTTGCAGCCCTGGATGGGAGCGCAGCCCGAACGAAGACAGCAGAGGAAATGTCGAAACGATTCCCCTCCCTGGACCAGTTTGACATTTTGCATGAAAAGGGCGACAAGTTTGAATTTGAGCCAACAGTTGAATCTAAGCCTGAGGACGAGGATCTATCTCGAAGACTCACCAACGCCCTAGCCGATGATGCTTTTGCCCGACGTGTTTCGCCTGAACGTGTGCCGAAACCGGTATATAAGCACCCATCCCAGACTTCCCCTGTCCTAGCACCCAATTTGCGTGAAATCCCCGCGCCGCAGGCTGTTCCCTTGTACCAGCCAACTCCTCAACGGCCCGCAATGGTGTCGACGGGTACAATGACTTCACCCATCCAAACACCCCGTTTGCCAGAGCTGATCAGTCGCCCAATCTATCGGTTCCCTTCTTCTGACAACGAACACCGATCTTCCAGCGAGCCATTTACAATCGACGAGGAACAAAGAATGACACGGCCGCACCAAGTGCCATCCCCTCAGATGTCAAGTTTGAATGTAGAAGGAAGCTCGCGGCTGCCCTCTGACCGTATATCCAGCCAGTCTAACTCTGCGCATCCCTCGATGGAAACCCTGAGACTGCCCCCGGCATTAGAGATAACTGATCCCGTGGGACGTTCTAAATCCGCTACTGGAAAGGCTCGCCCAATGTCTGTCCAGTCGGGAGTGAGATATGACTTGCCTCGTGACTCTGAGAGCCCGCGGTCTTCGCTCGATATGCCCCGCCTACAGTACGAGGGCGGCGCGCCACTACGCTCAGTGCGCACCGACATGGATCGCGAGTCTGATCGGACCATTTCCTCTGACATCGATTACCTACGCGCgatggaggaagaagagagcaACCGCAAGCGCGAGAAGCGTTCCAGTGGTAGCTACAAATACAATAAGCGCGCTAGTCTGTCTACTTTGTCGCTTTCGGGAGGAAAGAACCTATTTTCTAGTCGATTCGGCGACGCATTCCGCCGATTTGAGGCGGGCAACCAAGAAAAATCCGCGTCGCCATCGGCGGAAGATGCACCCCAGCAGGGTCTGGCCGAGGTGTCAGACTCGTCTGAGGATAGTCTTTCATCAAATGACGAGATCGCCTTGGAAGACGTGAACCGGGACGACATATCACCGGAGATGCGTCGGGAGCTAGAACGCCGCCGACTCTCCCAAGAGGAGAAACGAGTTGCCAATGCCGCAGCTGAGTACCGGCGCCGAGTAGCCGAAGGTGATGGGGGTGGAAGAGCGATAGGCGATGGCACACGCTCCCTCACGATTTTGAACAAGGTACAATCGTTGCTTGGAGAGTCTGAGAAGCCGACCATTCCCAAGACTGCTACAGGGTATGGACGGTTCACGGAGACTTCCTCTTCTTTGCAGGCAAAGCAGAGTGAGACCAGAACCACCGCCTCCGCCTCCAGCCAGCTGCACGCTTCTCACACATCCGGCCCGACCTACACTCGTGACGGTTCAAGGACACTCCCAGATCGTCCAGACGGCCCCAATGTCTCTGCATGTCTCCCGCAATCTGTCGCCCCTACCAGTTATCCATTAACACAACGTCCCACAGCTCGACCAACTGCACCACCAAAGCCCAAGAGTTTGCGCACTGGGTCAGCCACCTCGCGACCAGGTTCTGGCCACGGTTCCTCCGAAGAGACTGGGGAGGACTGGGAGGCCAAATTCAGTCAGCGTTTCCCAAGTTTGTCTGGACTTGAAATGGAGACAGAGATCACGATCCCGAAAATCTCCAGCTTGAGGACACGGGAAGTGTAG
- a CDS encoding Erythromycin esterase, putative — protein sequence MSQLQELFNSAVQPLPAIEDKSFASHFDTFAGNQVILLGDGSHGTSEFYSARAEITKRLIERHGYTMVAVEADWPDAEAIDRYVRLRPGPKAQIGGSAKGYEPFKRFPTWMWRNSEMQQLVEWMRDRNKGLPPEQRAGFYGLDLYSMGASIGAVIDYLDRVDPQASKQARQRYGCLEPWVDDPTSYGLASLRGMEDCEGPVMKMLGDLLARRLEYMGSRDGDEYHSGEQNAHLVRDAEKYYKAMYYSSASSWNLRDMHMFETLERLLKHNEGEKAIVWAHNSHVGDARYTSMGFRRKELNIGQLCRERLGRENVTILGCGTHTGTVAAAHEWDDDMEVMSVRPSRDDSWEIVAHDTGVPRFVLDLRQDRIDPTLRSAIAAEQRLQRFIGVIYRPDTERASHYSQAFLHKQFDGYVWFDKTQAVQPLEVIQPDTPLGKGETYPFGL from the coding sequence ATGTCTCAACTACAGGAGCTTTTCAACTCAGCAGTGCAACCCCTGCCTGCAATCGAGGACAAGAGCTTCGCCTCACACTTTGATACCTTCGCGGGCAACCAAGTGATTCTTCTAGGCGATGGCAGTCATGGAACATCTGAGTTCTATTCTGCACGCGCAGAGATCACTAAGCGACTCATTGAACGACACGGCTATACCATGGTCGCGGTCGAGGCTGACTGGCCAGATGCAGAGGCCATTGACCGATATGTGCGCTTGCGTCCAGGCCCAAAGGCGCAAATTGGAGGCAGTGCGAAAGGGTATGAACCATTCAAACGATTTCCCACCTGGATGTGGAGGAACTCAGAGATGCAACAGCTAGTTGAATGGATGCGCGATCGAAACAAGGGCCTCCCACCCGAGCAAAGAGCCGGGTTCTACGGGCTGGACCTGTACAGCATGGGTGCCTCCATCGGTGCTGTGATCGACTATTTGGACCGGGTAGACCCACAGGCAAGCAAGCAAGCACGCCAGCGGTATGGTTGTCTAGAGCCTTGGGTCGACGATCCCACTTCATATGGTCTAGCATCCCTTCGAGGTATGGAAGACTGTGAAGGCCCAGTGATGAAGATGCTTGGAGACCTTTTGGCGCGACGGCTGGAATACATGGGCTCGCGGGATGGTGATGAATACCACAGCGGCGAACAGAATGCCCACCTGGTTCGTGACGCGGAGAAGTACTACAAAGCAATGTACTACAGCTCAGCAAGTTCCTGGAACCTGCGCGATATGCATATGTTTGAAACCTTGGAACGCCTTTTAAAGCACAATGAAGGAGAGAAAGCCATTGTTTGGGCACACAATTCCCACGTTGGGGATGCGCGTTATACAAGCATGGGCTTTCGTCGTAAGGAGCTCAACATCGGGCAACTATGTCGTGAGCGACTGGGACGCGAGAACGTGACCATTCTTGGATGCGGAACTCACACTGGCACTGTCGCAGCCGCCCATGAATGGGATGATGATATGGAGGTCATGTCCGTCCGTCCCTCGCGGGACGACAGTTGGGAGATTGTGGCCCATGATACTGGGGTACCACGCTTCGTGCTCGACCTGCGTCAGGATCGCATAGATCCCACTCTGCGCTCAGCTATCGCTGCTGAGCAACGCCTGCAACGTTTCATTGGTGTCATCTACCGCCCTGATACAGAGCGTGCCTCGCACTATTCGCAAGCCTTCCTTCATAAACAGTTTGATGGTTATGTTTGGTTTGATAAGACCCAGGCTGTTCAACCTTTGGAGGTCATCCAGCCCGACACGCCGCTTGGAAAGGGCGAAACTTATCCATTCGGACTCTAG
- a CDS encoding Dihydroxy-acid dehydratase, translating into MTCSDKKSCEGCCSNDAPQSLNIEDCLSELQALRRRNKELETRIKVTSGADNAQVTVKQPGRTLRSSAWFDCRSNPGMTAIYMERYFNFGITKEELMSGKPMIGIAQTGSDIAPCNRHHIELSKRVREGIRTAGGIPFEFPTHPIQETSRRPTATLDRNLAYLGLVEILTGYFLDGVVLLTGCDKTTPACLMAAATVNIPAICMNVGPMLNGYSKGALTGAGTVLWHGRELFATGDIDEHEFMDYIARGTPSVGHCNTMGTASTMNALAESLGMALPGSAAIPAAYRHRAQCAYETGKRIVEMVEADRKPCDLMTREAFENAIVANAAIGGSTNAPIHINAIAQHAGIEVSMDDWDTLGSTIPLLLNMQPSGEYLGEEYYRAGGLPAIMAELLDQGKLNGDVLTCNGKTLAENVRGKHSWDRRVIKPYDDPLMKDAGFVHLKGNLFDSAIMKTCVISPAFRKRYLSNPDDPEAFEGSVVVFDGPEDYEDRLENTPHIDEKTILVMRGVGPIGYPGAAEVVNMHPPGRLLKEGIDGLFCIGDGRQSGTSGSPSILNASPEAAAGGNLAILKDGDRLRIDLRKRRVDMLITDDEIEQRRKALGAKGYPTAPANTPWQEIFRQETDQLSNGMVLRKAVKYQRLAQEGQPLRHNH; encoded by the exons ATGACGTGTTCTGATAAGAAGTCCTGCGAGGGCTGTTGCAGCAATGACGCACCCCAATCACTAAACATCGAGGACTGCCTAAGTGAGCTGCAGGCCCTGCGACGACGCAATAAGGAGCTGGAGACTCGTATCAAAGTCACAAGCGGGGCAGACAATGCCCAAGTCACCGTCAAACAACCGGGACGAACACTTCGTTCGTCCGCATGGTTCGATTGCCGCAGCAACCCCGGTATGACAGCGATCTACATGGAGCGGTATTTCAATTTCGGTATCACCAAAGAAGAGCTAATGTCCGGTAAGCCGATGATTGGGATTGCTCAGACGGGTTCGGATATTGCACCTTGCAATCGCCATCATATAGAGCTCTCCAAGCGTGTTCGTGAGGGTATTAGAACTGCTGGAGGGATTCCATTTGAGTTCCCCACACATCCTATCCAGGAGACATCGAGGCGGCCCACTGCAACCCTTGATCGCAATCTGGCTTATCTTGGCTTGGTGGAGATCTTAACGGGGTATTTCCTTGATGGTGTTGTGCTACTTACCGGGTGTGATAAGACAACTCCGGCCTGTTTGATGGCTGCGGCTACGGTG AATATCCCGGCTATCTGCATGAACGTGGGACCTATGCTCAACGGCTACTCCAAGGGAGCTTTGACCGGAGCAGGCACTGTACTGTGGCACGGGCGAGAGCTGTTCGCCACGGGTGACATCGACGAACATGAGTTTATGGATTACATCGCCCGAGG AACTCCATCAGTCGGTCATTGCAATACAATGGGAACTGCCTCAACCATGAATGCCCTCGCGGAGTCCTTAGGAATGGCACTCCCCGGCTCAGCCGCCATCCCCGCTGCCTATCGTCACAGAGCTCAATGTGCCTACGAAACAGGCAAACGGATTGTGGAGATGGTAGAGGCCGACCGAAAGCCGTGTGATCTCATGACACGTGAGGCTTTTGAGAATGCTATCGTAGCGAACGCCGCAATCGGCGGTAGCACGAATGCTCCTATCCACATCAACGCTATCGCGCAGCATGCAGGCATAGAGGTATCCATGGATGATTGGGATACTCTTGGATCTACCATCCCGCTGCTGTTGAATATGCAGCCTTCAGGGGAGTATCTCGGCGAAGAATATTATCGCGCTGGAGGATTGCCGGCTATTATGGCTGAGCTACTAGACCAGGGCAAGCTGAACGGCGATGTGCTCACTTGCAATGGCAAAACTCTCGCTGAGAATGTCCGTGGGAAGCATTCATGGGATCGGCGTGTCATTAAACCATACGATGATCCTTTGATGAAAGATGCTGGATTTGTTCATTTGAAGGGTAATCTCTTCGACTCTGCAATCATGAAGACCTGTGTCATTTCACCTGCATTCCGGAAGCGATACCTCTCCAACCCCGATGACCCCGAGGCATTTGAAGGATCTGTTGTGGTGTTTGATGGACCCGAAGACTACGAAGATCGCCTGGAAAATACACCACATATTGATGAGAAAACTATTCTGGTAATGCGCGGTGTTGGTCCTATCGGGTATCCTGGAGCAGCGGAGGTCGTCAATATGCATCCACCAGGCCGACTCTTGAAAGAGGGTATTGATGGACTTTTCTGCATCGGGGATGGTAGACAATCGGGAACATCTGGATCACCTTCCATTTTGAATGCTAGCCCCGAGGCCGCGGCTGGAGGCAATCTTGCTATTTTGAAAGATGGTGATAGACTTCGCATTGACTTGCGCAAAAGGCGGGTTGATATGCTCATTACCGACGATGAGATTGAACAAAGAAGGAAGGCATTGGGCGCCAAAGGATATCCCACTGCTCCGGCTAATACTCCGTGGCAGGAGATCTTCCGTCAGGAAACTGATCAGCTGAGCAATGGTATGGTGCTACGAAAGGCAGTCAAATATCAGCGGCTAGCTCAAGAAGGCCAGCCACTGCGCCATAATCATTGA